Below is a window of Phyllopteryx taeniolatus isolate TA_2022b chromosome 16, UOR_Ptae_1.2, whole genome shotgun sequence DNA.
AGATTTAGGAAAGGTATTATCACCGGGCAAAGGGGAAGAGAGACATGGAATATTAGAAGAGGATGATTCATCTTCTTTGTGATGGTTTGACTCTGAGTGCGCCCCAGGAGCGTGTGAATTTGTGGCAGCCCTCTGCTGAGATGCATCCTGCAGTAGCCTTTTGGCAGGAATAGGAGAGATAAAAGAACGCACTCTCCTTCTCAATATAAGAGGATTTGTCTCTCCAGGACCTCCAGACTTAGTTTGACGCTGTACCTGCGGTTGAGTAGAAGTTACGTCAGTTTGAGGTTTAGTAGAGTTGCATGGAGGAGGAAGGCAGGGGTGCTTAGTTTCCTCGTGTTCTGCTGTATTTGAGCCATGAGCTTTAGAAGGAGCCAAAATCCCTTGTGAACCTGTAGTAACGGCTGATGGTGGAGGAAGTGCCTGTGTCCTATAGCAAGAATCACCTTCAAACATTCTAACACCATCTCTACCCGGGGGTGTTGTCTCCCACATTTTCATGTCATAGTATAAACCTTGTTGATGGAGTAGTGTTTTGGATCCATGTTGATCACTGTGCATGTCTGTTTGAGGGATCATTCTCTGTCTgtgctctgattggctgactttATGTCTTCCTGGGGAAGAAACTGGTATCAtcatcttatccttagcaggcCTGTTCATTGCTTTCACCcaatcatttatttcatgtgAATGCTGGAAAGGACCACGAGGATGAGGATACATTTGAAGCTTATTTGTAGTTTGAGCCTGGGGTGATAAATTGTGGTATGGATGATGGGAAGGAAAATGAGGGTGTCCACGTGGCATATTGCTTTCTCTTGTCTCTCCAAACCGATAACCAGGAAAACTGTTGGCATTGCTTGTTACTATATCCACACCATAAAGATACGACTGATGTCTTGACGGTGATGATAAAGAATTGGGCGGCAAGTGCCTATAGTGATCAGAATTTAGCACAATGGATGAACGAGCAGATTTTGAATATTCCATATCAGTCTCATTCATTCCACCACTGCCGTGGAAGTCAGGATTTGGACCAATCTCTTTGGATGCCGTTTCAATTTTTACCacttttttctctaaaatgtcctttttattCAAATCATTGGCTGATGCTGGGGAGGAAAATGGTTGCTGAATCACAGAGGCTACACTCTGatttttctctcgctctctgttaCTCTCCCTGTCCCTCTCTGGTGTGCTACGTCTATTTGGCGACACATCACAGATGACAGAGCGACGTTCTGATTTCTGAGATTCTGCTTGACCAGTACACCCTTTCAGTGGCTCTAGCTCTTGCAAAAGGAGCTCCTGTACAGCAGACGATGAAGTGGACACATTCAACGTTTTTCTTTGTGGAAGAGAATAGTCAGCTAAGTTGATATGTTTTGGTTGGAGTGGCTGTGTATTTGAGGCGCGTGATAAATGATCCTCAGAGAAATccacttctttttttgcagTATTTTGCAATATCTTACTATTGAAAACCTCTGGCTTCATTGAAGATTGAGGTCCTGTGCCAAAATTGGTTTTACTTCCAAGTCGGTGATTCTGATGTTGTGGCTTTCCAATGGTTCCCATTTGGGCCAAAGTATCACTGGCTCCACCTTCTACCATCCTCATATTTTCTGTCATACCATATGGGTATCTCGTTTGAAATTGTTGTTGAACTTGGAGATGTGCAGGAAAGGCCTGTTCTGGTCTTCCATAACGTCTATCTAAATTATAGCCTTGAAGAACTTCTTGTAAAAGGCTAGGGAATTGTTGGATTTGAGAAATGTCCTCTTGGCCTTTTGTTCCTATTGCTTGCCCTCGCTTCCCGAATGCCTCTGCTAGAGAACTCAATTCTTTTGAATGCGTTGGACCATAACCGGAGTGAGATTGCTGATAGTTTCTGGAACTTGATTCCAGTCCACCTGCTGGGCCAGTCCTTCCTTTTTTCATCATAGGCAAATCTGAGCCATATGTTGATTCGATAAAACCATACTTATGTGATCCAAACTGGTTCAAATTGTGGGCCTGTTCAAGATTTGATTTTGGGTGCTGGGATGTATATCGACTCAGGTCAATACCTTCCTCCCCATTATGACTCATCGATTCTTTCAAATAGGATTGTGACTGTTTCTCCTTCAAACAGAGGTCTTGCGGTTGCTTGCTTTTTTCAACCTGACTTCCCTCAGAACGAGCTGAAACAATCACACCAACACTTAGCTGTTCCTCAGTTGTGGGTTTTTGTTCACTCTCATCATGTGCTGTAGAAGCAGtgtgcaacatgttttctttatCCTGGCCATGCTTTGTGCTGATTTCTCCATCTTGTAGCATTTGGCTATTGCCTTTCTCCATTTTTTCAACCCCATCTTCAAGTTCAGTTTTGAtctgttcattttttatttcgGCACTCTTTTTATGGCCACCTTTTGAGTTATTATTGAAAAAACTAGGATGTGAGACACGGTTTGGCTGGGGAACAATACAGTGGGTGGATGAGGAAACTGGAGGCTTTGAATGTGAATTTGGGTCAGCCTCTGACGACCGACACTCAGATGATGGAGATGTTAATGTTGAAGCAATGTGAACATTTGCTTTTGACACTATTTCTTTGGGTGATGACTTGTAAGTGAATGTTTTGGCATGTAATACTTGTCCAGGTTGTGGCTGGGGTTGACTCTGAGGAGCGTGATAAAAAATTGGTTCAGATCCACTGCTTGCACCACTCATCTGCCTCACTCTTGTATGTCCCCCATCTATTAAATGATCCTCTTGCTCCATCTTGGTCGCAGATGACATAAAGGAGGAGTCTTCATCTGCAACAGTTTCTAAACCAGCACCTTCAGCAACTCCTACAACAGTACCATCTTTAACTGTGCCAGTACTTGAGGCTGCACTTGCATTTCTACTCCTCGGTTGCAATGGTGGAACACCATGTGTTGCTTGTTGCATTTGTCCAGCATCTTTGCTCTTCTTCTGTGAGAGCACATTGTCAGTGCGGAGCATGTGTTGAATAGTGTTCGGTAAATTAGCTACCTGGGAGCTCAAGGCATTAAGACTATTTAGTCCTGCATCCAGCATTTTCCCAACTGCAGGAGCAGAATAGACAGAGGGACCTTCCTCTCGGGGTACAAATCCTGAACCTAGACCAGTTTTGTTGCAGCTTGTTGGTGGCACACTGTTTACTCCAATAGTACTGACATTATGACCTTTGTGACTGCCAGTGCTACCACAACTACTGATGCTACTGTTTGAGTTGGGTGTCGGACTTAACTGTGACACAGCCTGTATTAATCTATGACTGTGGCTGCTGCTATGCACAGTAGATGGAGGGTGGGAAGGACCAGAGGGGTTTACGTATGTTTCTGAAACACCCATCAAAGGGGAAGGAGTGGAGCTACAGCTGGGGGAATGTACTGCAGAAGCAGCTGGGGACGGATTGGAAATTGGGCTGAGGTTTTGGTTCATCTGACTTTGTTGCGGCTGCATTGGGGATTTGGCTATTTCTCGAGATGTTACATGAGGTATACTGGAGGTGGAGGCCTGGTGATGTTTACCATAAACAGAGCCTGGAGTTGGGCCTTGGTGATGTATCTTAAGAGGGTTGTCATAACCCACACCTAAATTGTGCTGTGTGTTGCAGTGCTGTAGTGTGCCTTCCTTCTGAAGTGTTTGCGTCTGTGGAATATATCCAGCATAGTTTGATGCATGGTAACGCTGCTGAACACTCTCCACTGGGCCCATATTGTTAGCAGCGGCTGAAGCAGAAGCAGAGTTTGCAGTTGAGTTGACACTGTGCGAACTGTTGACTTTGGGATCAAAACCGGTGTTAGTAGTCCCATCAATATATCTCTGCGGAGGGGGGCTGTACATTCCCGATGACCCCGTGGATGCTCCAGCCTGTGGAGAGTATTGTGGGTATTGAGGTGTCATTCTGTGACCAGAAGTTGGATAACTCCGATGTTGCTGTCCATGCTGGACTGGAGAAAATGTTTGTCCATGTTGGCGGCTCTGAGAAGCTGGCATGGCCTGCATTGCAGCATTGTGACCCATATTGTATTGATGGGGAGAGAATGCTCCAGATCCTCCACCTGAACCAGTGCTGGGCCCATAGTCGACTGAATATTGTGACATGATGCCAGATGATAATACAGATGCAGAGCTAGAATGTCTGTACTGGGGAGGTATGTGTCCATCAATATTGGGGTAAGCAAATCCTGTCCCATAGACTAGACCTCTTCTGTTTTTGTCCTTCCcgcacaaagaaaaataataatccattgtGTCCTTCCTGTAAGGGTTGTTACTGCTGCTGTGAAGGTTACCCTGCGTGGGCGGTGGCTCTACGATGCCTCTGTTTCGAGCATTGTAAGCAAGCATGGGGCTGGCTTGATTGGAGTGGGGATGGCCTCGGTGTAGGCTCTGCTGTTGCATCGCTGCATAATCGTCTGTCATCCTTGGGGAGACCTGGGGGTCTGCTGGTTGAGGGAGATATGGAGGTCCGCTTCCACCCCTCATGCTAAAGCCAGGGGGGAGAGAGTGGGGGGTGGGGCTTTTAGAAAAattctgcatgtttttctttttgaattaaAGAAAGACAACACTGATTAATGTCAGTGGGAAATACCACTGATGTATAAATGAGGGGATGATAACAGGGACCATGGATGCAGAAGTTAagtttgttaaaattatttgttaAATCCACTAGAACACTGAAGCATTGGGGATATATATGAATGCTATAATTAACCAACAGATGATTGTTGTATCAAAGAGTAAAAATTGTCTCACGTCAACGTAGCAATGGTCTATGGTTGTTTTCACATAAAAAGGCTCACACTACAGCGGGTTTAAAATTTGTAGTCATTCTTCTGCAGCTGAAGCAGTTTGGCATCAAGAATATGATATCATGGATGACTAACACCACTATGTAAGGCAACTTCAAATGTCTCACTTGCAGATGCTGTACCACAACAGCTCCAGTAAACATAGCTGTTTTACGATAAAGATTATGGAAAGATACAATTGCGCAAAAAACGTCAATGTTCCATTGAGACAGAATTCTGACAAGAAAATCTTTCCTCTGTTAAGAAGTGTAATCTTGCCAGGGCATGAACCACACGTGTGAGATGATGATTTGAGTCAGAAAGGTCTGAAAACAGACTTTTACAAAACACTTTCCAGAACTCCATAGATATTCTCATCCACTCTTGGATGCACTGACACTTATGCTCTTGTCTTTCTTGGtcattctcattttgtattatttttgtttgttttctttttgtcactGCGTGCGTTCTTCAGGGTGATAATCTTTGGTCCTTCTTATTTCATTGTGTCTGGGCATATATTCCTCTTGATGCTCTCCTAGTGCTTCAGGATTTAGCTGTCTTACCTTTGTTATTGCATGTCAACCATCATTTCATTCTACCCAGTTCCATGGCAACTATTTCCCAAAAGAAAGGTAATCCATTTATTCCACTTCAAGTTCAGTCCTTTCAAACTCCAGTTCTCATCTTTTCCTCAGTAACTCCATGCAGATAAATTCATTTTGCAGCAGCTGCTGACCAGCATCTGTAAATACAAAAGACAAACTAATAAGTCAGCATGTAAAGGGCAAAACATTATACTATACATGTCATACAATTATTACTACGGTCATATGAactaacacacatttaaaagcaGACATATTATAAACATGTTATAACTTGATTTAAATCATGCCAAATGCATGAGGTCaagattttaaatatttttattatcacCGTTACATTCATCATTTCAAAATTTTATAAAGACGACGACAAATCGTGTCGCTAATTAATGCTTATTCTGTATATACGTTTAGTATGTATACACTCAAAATATAGACAGGATTAGAACAGCTCTTcttatgaatgaaaataaatacatacaagcACAATTACAGTATACTGCATGaccaacatactgtatacagcgATCAGCCACATTTTTACCActtgcacaatgatcattggAAGAACTGTATCAATTAATCTTCCTTTACAAAAGGTAATAATGCTCGCTTTTGATTGACACCATCAGAGAAGTACTGattaaacaatgtttattaatgtgtctttagtttgcagtggtgaacaACTCTACTGTGACTAATGTTTTGGCCTCATTtagttactcaagtaaaaacaaaacaaaaagaagctCCCTGGGTAATGAACATCTTGTTAAAGGAATACCTCTCTACctttcaatcaaaactgaatatTATTATCTTTATAAAAGGCTGATTGGTGTATTTGTGGGTTGTATGGTTGTGCTTGGCACAGTAGGTATTCATTTGTCGACTCATAGGAACTTGCTGCTGTAGTCTGTTTATATTTTAAGTGTTGCATATactaaatgtatatacagtttAAGCATAGATTAGGTAAAACAATCTGGaaacattattttatgaaacaaattgtCCATATAAATCCACACAGCCTTTCTAGACATTTGACACAGTTTTTACAGGGGTTGGAACACAAAGAAGACATGCCTTTAGTGTTCCCCAATGGCTGATAAACAGCTTTGGTGGACACAAAAGTGGGGCAGTGGTACCAAGCAACTTTGGAAATAAAGTAACAGGCATAGTCACACTTTATTACTACTACGATGACtgctaaaataaaacaactgcATAAAGCCAAGCCACATTATAGTGGCACAAAATGTTATTAACTTTATTGTGTGTTAACTTCTTTTAATTACTATGGCTTACAATTTGAGGgattgcacctttttttttttttttttttttttttaaatggggtcAGGGCCCTGAATTGCCTTGCGTGTCAAGCTTGCATTGTCTCCttttaaagcaacaatatggtTAATTGCCCTAGAACACATTTGGGCGTGTTTTGTAAAGTACACCGTAAAGTGACTCATTATAATGAAACTATTAATGTAACTAAGGCCATTTTCCTTTGTGTCACTTTCTTGAACAATATATTGTACAACAAGTGAGCACAAGTAAGACAGTGATGAGCAGTGACAtgaaaagagcacaaaaacaaaacactgcacGTATCAGGCAGTTGTGTCTTCAAGCATGCCATTAGAGTCTTGGAGGCTGATTTTGAGGGAAATCTGTACAGTTGGAGGGATTCTAttgatcaaaaacaaaactgcttgTGTCATGCCAGCATGGCATGCCATGTACATGGTATCATGCCAGTAAGAGCATACGCAATCATATTGTTGCACCACTTTTATACCATTCCGAAACAATatgctgggttttttttgggtagtTGCGTTAGCCAATAACAGGCTTTACGTATCACAATTAGCTTAGTAGTgctgccttttttaaatttattttagctTTGTAATGTTAGCGTTAGCTCCAGTATTACAAATTGGTAGCGAGCAACGCTACCAGCTGTGGCTAGCATCTTAGCAAGACAGCTAATTAGGGTTTTATTACGCTCTTCCACCTTATTTGAGAGCGTAGACGCAACGATAGCCACGGCAGGCTAAAAGCAGCGTTTAGCTACAAAACAAGGGTGATTAGGTGCAGATGTCCCCCGCCCCTAACGATTCAGTGGAGCTGTAACAAACTGGTTTAGAGAGTGTATATTGGAGAAAACAAGCAAGAGGCGTGATATGAGATAATTAGCATCACTGTGCTTGGCATTTTCAAGAGCTAACGTTGGTCAGGGGGCACGCTAGCTAACCTaccttaaacacacacacacctgaaatCGCAGCAATACAAGGCCCTGCTCAGTGTGGACGGCTCCTTCCTTTTGACAATCCCGCTGTTGTGGCAGGAAACCCCAGTCTGGAGTCGAATGCTGCGCCGCttcccccccccgcccgccccCCCTCAGTCTTTACGGCTCCAGGAAAGCCTGACCATCGGCGACCAATTTCGGTGGTTGGGGGGGGAGCCGTCACCACAGTCGGATCCCGGGCCTTTCTTCCGATTTCCCCCTTTTGTCCTCACCTCCAGAAATGATGAGAGCAGGGCACAATCGGGGTGCCTGTACTGGGTCCCGTCAGCGGTAAGGTCCACACACCCCCGCCCCCTCTCGTTTCTTTCGCCTCACTCTcccctcttcttttttccctcaCACCGCTGAGGTGATTGCACCCATCTTCAACTAAAATGAAACACACGAGCCTCCAGGCGGTCTTAGCAAGCGCCCTAACGTCACTTTCCGCCTATGAACTGCATTTACACACCTTCATCAACATGCTTATTTCCTTctaagactattttttttttcttgcaacagACAGACcgccttgacacacacacacaacacacacatattccCTGCACCCCCTCCCACATCACATCCCTCCATCTCTTTTGTTATTTCTCTGATTGTGATCTATTCCTAAccataaaaagaacaaattggACTGATACTAAGTGCGTCTTCTGCTCATCTATGCTGATGTTATTTTTTCCACACCACAGgtcctttgttctttttttctcttcagtgaaAGTGAATTAGTCATCCTCATGAAGGCACCAGTGTGCAAATGGCAGATACGATGTAGGCTATTCGGCTTGCATTGAATTTACAGTATAAGACTGcagtgctgttttttatttcctgtgTTTAATTGATGCTGCAACATATCTAATATGCTGATAGCTgcattgtactttttattttttttttaaactggacttTAACTTTTGCTGCTTTTTGATAGAAATGGGCATATTTATCCGGAAATTGATTGCAATTTTACATGAGTTTGGTACATCCTGAGAGAATACTTCCCATCATTTTgagtaaaatatttcacaagATGCAATACAATTGAttgttaatttaaaacaaataaattgggGAGAGGCAGCATCTTGAGAATAATTAAGAACATTTGGGGATTTTTGATATAAGATGTAAATGAGCATATTAATCAGTAAATTGATTGTAACTTTACATGAGTTCAATATAATCTATGAGAGATGTAGTcagcatttgaaaatatttcactATATACAAGTAATTtactgttaatttaaaaaaaggaaattttaTCAACTGCCCATCAGGTGGGGATGCAGGAGTTGgagaaaaattattattattattatttttttatctaacATATGAATGGAATGACCATATTAATTGTTAAATTGATTGTAATATTAGAGGAGTTCAATTGGtgataatatttaataataataaatataatatatttcaaataatatttGAAGATAATATTTCACTAGATATAACGAATAGACTTAATTTTGCCAAAAGTAAAATTAGTCAAATGCCCCTCTGGGGAGACACAGCAGCTttagaacaaatgagaaaattgttgttgttggcttGCATAGAATATGTAAGACTGCAGGATTGTAAGGCAGTCGTGCATGTTTTACGCAATCCGATGAATTTggtgctttttttaatttttctccaaaaaaatgtcattttgtcaaatgccCTTCAGGGGAAACGCAGCAGCTTGAGAACCGTTGATTATTGTTAAAggcatttcattttctctgAGGGGGGGGCTCACTGTCTGACACTTAAAACTGGCTACACACTGCATCATGAAACAAACTACACACGCATGCAACCAACAAGACTGTAAATACAACAATCAAACAGGGAATGGTCGTTAAAACAATTAACCTTCAGTGGGTCACTAGACTGAATTCTCTCTTCTTAACAACACTTCAACATTTCTTTCCATTGCAGACACACGTCTATTTCTATCATAGTTGCCATAGCAACTGCAGCACAGAGCTTAAACTGTGGATAATTTTTAGGTTACTGACATTTGCGGCTCACATACGCATTTTAATACACGTACACAAACAGGTAGAATTCTCCAACCCAGCGAACTGCGTGCAACATGCGATTGTGTACTTCTTGTGCGAGCGAGCCAAAAGAGAAAGAGCTGAGAGGCAAGATGCGCCATGCATTGATACGCTGAACCAGTAAGTCAGGCAGCCAGGCCTAGCCAATCAACAGGAATGCCTGCTGGGATACACACAGTCGCTCCATCACAGACAAGGTCACAAAATCATCTATTGAGCAGCCACAAAGCACACAGTGGAGAATGCAACTACTTTTGGATGTTCACAATGGtagacataaacaaacaatcctATGTTCTCGCTTCAAATGCAGCCACAACATTGTAGACGGACACTGCATGTTGCCTTTACACAACACTTCTCTCTATCTCAGTTTTGTAAACCTTTGCTTGCATGTATGTTTCTTTTTGCAtaaccatttttaaaatgttgaacaaatgaccatacagtaattactaGCAGTAAAAATTACCTTAAATCTGTCACAATACTTGGTATTAACCATTTAATAGCACCATCCATGTTGGTCTTGTTCTCGTGATGATAAAATACAAGAGCGTCAATTCTAttggccttgtttttttttttaaatacaggaaATATGCCAAGGCAAGTGCATTGATGGTTCCGGGTTTGCGAGCCGTGCCGTCGCGTCGCCTCTGcccaagccatataaatagtacgtaaagcatcaaatgttgtttaacatcaatgctaaactatattcataatgtataatgttcCTGTTGATGAAAAAGCATAGCTTGTGAAAAGAATGTATGCAAGGTAGAGCCCTCGCTCGGTACGTtcaaaaatgaatggagccggcaGCTTCCTTGCTAATATCCACACTTTCTCTTTAATTCtcaccagcatcctctctctttagcaacctgcttcttccttaacgcTGAATCTATCTTTTTacggtttaagaaatgtgatcaagtacaatatattgtatacacagcatcaaacgccgatacaggctcgctgttca
It encodes the following:
- the tcf20 gene encoding transcription factor 20, which translates into the protein MQNFSKSPTPHSLPPGFSMRGGSGPPYLPQPADPQVSPRMTDDYAAMQQQSLHRGHPHSNQASPMLAYNARNRGIVEPPPTQGNLHSSSNNPYRKDTMDYYFSLCGKDKNRRGLVYGTGFAYPNIDGHIPPQYRHSSSASVLSSGIMSQYSVDYGPSTGSGGGSGAFSPHQYNMGHNAAMQAMPASQSRQHGQTFSPVQHGQQHRSYPTSGHRMTPQYPQYSPQAGASTGSSGMYSPPPQRYIDGTTNTGFDPKVNSSHSVNSTANSASASAAANNMGPVESVQQRYHASNYAGYIPQTQTLQKEGTLQHCNTQHNLGVGYDNPLKIHHQGPTPGSVYGKHHQASTSSIPHVTSREIAKSPMQPQQSQMNQNLSPISNPSPAASAVHSPSCSSTPSPLMGVSETYVNPSGPSHPPSTVHSSSHSHRLIQAVSQLSPTPNSNSSISSCGSTGSHKGHNVSTIGVNSVPPTSCNKTGLGSGFVPREEGPSVYSAPAVGKMLDAGLNSLNALSSQVANLPNTIQHMLRTDNVLSQKKSKDAGQMQQATHGVPPLQPRSRNASAASSTGTVKDGTVVGVAEGAGLETVADEDSSFMSSATKMEQEDHLIDGGHTRVRQMSGASSGSEPIFYHAPQSQPQPQPGQVLHAKTFTYKSSPKEIVSKANVHIASTLTSPSSECRSSEADPNSHSKPPVSSSTHCIVPQPNRVSHPSFFNNNSKGGHKKSAEIKNEQIKTELEDGVEKMEKGNSQMLQDGEISTKHGQDKENMLHTASTAHDESEQKPTTEEQLSVGVIVSARSEGSQVEKSKQPQDLCLKEKQSQSYLKESMSHNGEEGIDLSRYTSQHPKSNLEQAHNLNQFGSHKYGFIESTYGSDLPMMKKGRTGPAGGLESSSRNYQQSHSGYGPTHSKELSSLAEAFGKRGQAIGTKGQEDISQIQQFPSLLQEVLQGYNLDRRYGRPEQAFPAHLQVQQQFQTRYPYGMTENMRMVEGGASDTLAQMGTIGKPQHQNHRLGSKTNFGTGPQSSMKPEVFNSKILQNTAKKEVDFSEDHLSRASNTQPLQPKHINLADYSLPQRKTLNVSTSSSAVQELLLQELEPLKGCTGQAESQKSERRSVICDVSPNRRSTPERDRESNREREKNQSVASVIQQPFSSPASANDLNKKDILEKKVVKIETASKEIGPNPDFHGSGGMNETDMEYSKSARSSIVLNSDHYRHLPPNSLSSPSRHQSYLYGVDIVTSNANSFPGYRFGETRESNMPRGHPHFPSHHPYHNLSPQAQTTNKLQMYPHPRGPFQHSHEINDWVKAMNRPAKDKMMIPVSSPGRHKVSQSEHRQRMIPQTDMHSDQHGSKTLLHQQGLYYDMKMWETTPPGRDGVRMFEGDSCYRTQALPPPSAVTTGSQGILAPSKAHGSNTAEHEETKHPCLPPPCNSTKPQTDVTSTQPQVQRQTKSGGPGETNPLILRRRVRSFISPIPAKRLLQDASQQRAATNSHAPGAHSESNHHKEDESSSSNIPCLSSPLPGDNTFPKSLSPSSGNTKALAPKKGRGLKLEAIVQKISPSVTKPAGSGDDGTNHYPGFSNASTPLFSDSQDQDITHFPRVVGGDDCYIEDSHSLNDMMPFRGVDETGPLPLSAYPCDTQTRKQKDFDFGLGAAVVSASGDKEDFALLGPLPPPPPLPRPVQGSPPPSSSALSDIQHFTNTYQELETRRGEQSAANLLQQKLQESGMGFDDYPGSDYYRTTSPHHSQSQGHVLSRHQMSSPRPNLSLQDCKTSDNNVPKGYFPSGKKKGRPVGSVNKQKRAQNPIQTQIQSQAQPQNTNQNSSQLPPTPITTAPTIPDTVQTTTSTDDSILESKSTPPLTPPILTQVVKVDVESEPIQPEIEVKPVRRRRKGLKDEDGSPERRGRQRMRRGGAPASQSTARDNPETLLGAKGANGTNKAFLDQNLKGLFVPHIHVENKIPEIGSVCTIVNAEDDKLKGERSAIGGKTGGSGTDSQPTSTLYLQLSKRESEMREADQVETTLQSGKALPSSSYVVSGPAVTETKHSGRQLCCLCQKWANYKHLGDLYGPYYPAEYAAKLPKNQPQVRQCHTTTGAAKTVPSLQSGSNALDTLQNVQKHVPLSRPTAISNCTVSLESNIKSLSATVRAPSLGCREDLIGESSTIASSYTASKTTSLSWDMNLDIRPIPELKREADFDTEQQQLLTQQQEQPADEAQQRPQHRKLTSHPRFKRRHKSSEDSPRMVPSNSKASLPFQPPPPALDTLGPLAQLAQLPQMPMDPEELWVHEGCIVWTSGVYLVNGRLYGLQEALDGARDTSCSYCEMVGSTLGCYSKGCIRRYHYLCAIETDCSLNEDNLSLRCPKHKVTQSVRPTKSVYLEQSERG